One genomic window of Anguilla anguilla isolate fAngAng1 chromosome 13, fAngAng1.pri, whole genome shotgun sequence includes the following:
- the LOC118211719 gene encoding transcription factor HES-5-like, whose translation MAPTVPAALTYSKEHLILTNKLRKPMVEKMRRDRINSSIEQLKSLLGPAFLQQQPDSKLEKADILEMAVFFLARQQQQLVSSSSSSSLVSQGYSRCAQEIKHFLSREEVMSQSQRRLLNHFQNLPPSSDQTEFQSVFLQLNSPARQTTSKEETPVKGALWRPW comes from the exons ATGGCACCTACAGTACCTGCAGCACTGACCTATTCTAAGGAGCACCTGATTCTGACCAACAAG CTGAGAAAGCCGATGGTGGAGAAGATGCGCAGAGATCGTATCAACAGCAGCATTGAGCAGCTCAAGTCTCTCCTTGGACCAGCATTTCTACAGCAGCAGCCAGACTCCAAGCTGGAGAAAGCAGACATTCTGGAGATGGCAGTTTTCTTCCTCgcacggcagcagcagcagctagtgagcagctcctcctcctcctcacttgTCAGCCAGGGGTACTCCAGGTGTGCCCAAGAGATCAAGCATTTCCTGTCcagggaggaagtgatgtcgcAATCCCAGAGAAGACTCCTGAACCATTTCCAGAACCTGCCACCTTCCTCTGATCAAACTGAGTTTCAGAGTGTGTTTCTTCAGCTGAACTCTCCAGCCAGACAGACCACCAGCAAAGAGGAGACTCCAGTCAAAGGCGCCCTCTGGAGGCCCTGGTAG
- the LOC118211671 gene encoding transcription factor HES-5-like has product MAPTVPAALTYSKEHLILTNKLRKPMVEKMRRDRINSSIEQLKSLLEPAFLQQQPDSKLEKADILEMAVFFLKRQQQPVSSSSSPVSQGYSRCVQEIKHFLSREEVMSQSQRRLLNHFQNLPSSSDITKSQSLLPQLNSPARQTTSKEETPVKGALWRPW; this is encoded by the exons atggCACCTACAGTACCTGCAGCACTGACCTACTCTAAGGAGCACCTGATTCTGACCAACAAG CTGAGAAAGCCGATGGTGGAGAAGATGCGCAGAGATCGTATCAACAGCAGCATTGAGCAGCTCAAGTCTCTCCTTGAACCAGCATTTCTACAGCAGCAGCCAGACTCCAAGCTGGAGAAAGCAGACATCCTGGAGATGGCAGTTTTCTTCCTCAAACGACAGCAGCAGCCAGTGAGCAGCTCCTCctcacctgtcagtcagggtTATTCCAGGTGTGTCCAAGAGATCAAGCATTTCCTGTCcagggaggaagtgatgtcacaatcccAGAGAAGACTCCTGAACCATTTCCAGAACCTGCCATCTTCCTCTGATATAACCAAGAGTCAGAGTTTGTTGCCTCAGCTGAACTCTCCAGCCAGACAGACCACCAGCAAAGAGGAGACTCCAGTCAAAGGCGCCCTCTGGAGGCCCTGGTAG